In Aegilops tauschii subsp. strangulata cultivar AL8/78 chromosome 3, Aet v6.0, whole genome shotgun sequence, one genomic interval encodes:
- the LOC109777022 gene encoding uncharacterized protein, translating to MPPRRRGSSGYRGVRERPSDTYYAEIRSGDVRLGLGTFETAHEAARAYDAAAWRLERPRAQMNFHDVYTREQAQVVAPPPRLITDQDCEEHRRQQRRLLIAEEDEQAMAEWRRRHPEDVANERAFWAERTARRRAEGAARRRRKALVISQCDIVEAGGESLFDSDDNRWEDIWLDTSDNTSENDDDEDDSE from the coding sequence atgccgccgcgccgccggggatcgtcgggctaccgcggcgtccgcgaGCGCCCCTCCGACACCTACTACGCGGAGATCCGGTCcggcgacgtccgcctcggcctcggcacgTTCGAGACCGCtcacgaggccgcccgcgcgtacgacgcggcggcgtggcgcctagAGAGGCCTCGCGCGCAGATGAACTTCCATGACGTCTACACGCGCGAGCAGGCGCAGGTCGTCGCCCCTCCGCCTCGTCTTATCACAGACCAGGACTGTGAGGAGCACCGTCGGcagcagcgccgcctcctcatcgCCGAGGAGGACGAGCAAGCCATGGCGGAGTGGCGCCGGCGCCACCCGGAGGACGTCGCCAACGAGCGCGCCTTCTGGGCGGAGAGGACGGCAAGGCGCCGCGCGGAGGGGGCGGCCAGGCGTCGGCGGAAGGCACTGGTCATATCACAGTGTGATATCGTTGAAGCAGGTGGGGAGTCGTTGTTTGACTCAGACGATAATCGTTGGGAAGACATTTGGCTCGATACCTCGGACAACACCAGCgagaatgatgatgatgaggacgactCGGAGTAG